From one Candidatus Nitrospira nitrosa genomic stretch:
- the flhB gene encoding flagellar biosynthesis protein FlhB, with protein sequence MAEDKGNKTEPATPKRKEEARKQGQVAVSRDVSTAAVLLGGVGLLGAMLPVGLLKMTEMTRQGLTLSFPGEWYRHISIEQVYSILIQTGVTVGALSLPIVAGVLILGSVATLLQTGLLWRTNAFQLDWSRINPAKGFARLASLRSVMELVKGLLKIAIITGIGLWVTRPDVLRIPELIQFELSGVLPLAGSLAFKVGLAVSGAIAVLAIFDYAYQRYEWERSLRMSKEEIKEEHKAAEGDPLIKSRVRIAQRELVKKRMLAAVKTADVVITNPTHLAVALKYDTATMTAPVVVAKGAGVIAERIRELARHHSVPVVENKFVARTIFRLVDIGKEIPNDLYRAVAEILAFVYRARGGAA encoded by the coding sequence ATGGCTGAGGACAAGGGAAATAAAACAGAGCCAGCGACTCCCAAACGCAAGGAGGAGGCGCGCAAGCAAGGACAGGTCGCCGTGAGTCGCGACGTGTCAACTGCGGCTGTGCTCTTAGGCGGCGTGGGATTGTTGGGTGCCATGTTGCCGGTTGGTCTTCTGAAAATGACGGAGATGACTCGCCAAGGGTTGACGCTCTCCTTTCCCGGAGAGTGGTATCGCCACATCTCGATTGAACAAGTCTATTCGATTCTTATTCAGACCGGTGTGACGGTAGGGGCGTTGAGTCTTCCGATCGTCGCGGGTGTCCTTATCTTGGGGAGTGTGGCCACACTCCTCCAAACAGGTTTGTTGTGGCGAACGAATGCCTTTCAACTCGATTGGAGTCGAATCAACCCCGCCAAAGGATTCGCACGTCTGGCCTCGTTGCGTTCCGTCATGGAACTCGTCAAGGGTCTGCTGAAGATCGCCATCATTACCGGAATCGGGCTGTGGGTCACCCGCCCTGACGTGTTGCGGATTCCAGAGTTGATTCAGTTTGAGTTGAGCGGCGTGTTACCGCTGGCGGGGAGTCTTGCGTTCAAGGTCGGGTTGGCGGTGTCGGGCGCGATTGCGGTGCTGGCTATTTTTGACTACGCCTATCAGCGATATGAATGGGAACGCAGTCTCCGCATGTCGAAGGAGGAGATCAAAGAAGAGCACAAGGCGGCAGAAGGAGATCCGCTGATTAAGAGTCGCGTACGAATTGCCCAGCGTGAGTTGGTGAAGAAACGCATGCTGGCGGCCGTCAAAACGGCTGATGTGGTGATTACGAACCCCACGCACTTGGCCGTCGCACTGAAGTATGACACCGCCACGATGACGGCTCCGGTCGTGGTGGCCAAAGGTGCCGGTGTGATTGCGGAACGAATCAGAGAGTTGGCACGACACCATAGCGTGCCGGTCGTGGAAAATAAGTTCGTCGCCAGGACGATATTCAGACTCGTCGATATCGGAAAAGAAATCCCGAATGATCTCTATCGCGCGGTGGCGGAGATCCTGGCCTTTGTGTATCGGGCGAGAGGGGGCGCGGCGTGA
- the fliQ gene encoding flagellar biosynthesis protein FliQ produces MTPEIVTELGRQALETTLLVSAPILGLSLLVGLIISAFQAMTQLNEATLTFVPKVLTLFGALIVFLPWMLNVMTTFMANLLMNIPNYVR; encoded by the coding sequence ATGACACCTGAAATCGTGACGGAATTGGGCAGGCAGGCGTTGGAAACCACGTTGCTCGTGTCGGCTCCGATCTTAGGACTCAGTCTGCTCGTCGGCCTGATCATCAGTGCGTTCCAAGCCATGACTCAGCTGAATGAGGCCACGCTGACGTTCGTTCCCAAAGTCTTGACACTCTTCGGAGCATTAATAGTGTTTCTCCCGTGGATGTTGAACGTCATGACAACGTTTATGGCAAATCTCCTGATGAACATTCCGAATTACGTGCGCTAG
- the fliP gene encoding flagellar type III secretion system pore protein FliP (The bacterial flagellar biogenesis protein FliP forms a type III secretion system (T3SS)-type pore required for flagellar assembly.), whose protein sequence is MVTDRVHSRLLGWTLVVGAGMLLLASAAEAATNGPSVSIDLGAGGPKQMAVVIQILILLTVLSLAPALFIMVTSFTRIVIVLAFLRQALGTQAVPPNQVLLSLALFLTMFIMAPVGQSVYNNALQPLLAEQISYEDAWKKGIEPVRGFMLKQVRDKDLELFIQLSHIPKPDRVEDVPTHAIIPAFILSELRIAFQIGFLIYIPFLIVDMVVASILMSMGMMLLPPVVISLPFKLILFVLADGWYLVVGSMVRSFQ, encoded by the coding sequence ATGGTCACTGATCGCGTTCATTCGCGACTTCTTGGCTGGACGCTTGTCGTCGGGGCGGGGATGCTGCTTTTGGCATCGGCGGCAGAAGCAGCCACAAACGGCCCGTCTGTCAGTATTGATTTGGGAGCCGGTGGCCCGAAACAAATGGCCGTCGTCATCCAGATTCTGATCCTGTTGACGGTGCTGTCTTTGGCACCGGCCTTATTCATCATGGTCACGTCCTTTACCAGGATCGTCATTGTCCTGGCTTTCCTCCGGCAAGCGCTCGGCACACAAGCCGTTCCTCCCAACCAAGTCTTATTATCCCTGGCCCTGTTTCTGACGATGTTCATTATGGCGCCGGTCGGGCAGTCCGTCTACAACAACGCGCTGCAGCCGTTGCTTGCCGAACAGATCTCCTACGAAGATGCGTGGAAGAAGGGGATTGAGCCGGTTCGTGGGTTCATGCTGAAACAGGTCCGGGACAAGGACCTTGAGTTGTTCATTCAGTTAAGTCACATCCCCAAACCGGATCGGGTTGAGGACGTTCCGACCCATGCCATCATTCCTGCCTTTATTCTGAGTGAGTTGCGAATCGCCTTTCAAATCGGCTTCTTGATCTACATTCCATTTCTGATCGTCGACATGGTTGTCGCGAGCATCTTGATGTCGATGGGTATGATGCTCCTGCCTCCGGTCGTCATCTCCCTCCCGTTCAAGTTGATTCTATTCGTGCTGGCCGACGGCTGGTATCTCGTTGTCGGCTCGATGGTGCGCAGTTTTCAATGA
- a CDS encoding FliO/MopB family protein, translated as MIDVWDSLIRTVLALAVVLVCIGIVAFVARRVMGPRAGNSGGRPLVQVLASGYLAPRKTISVVEVAGEYLIVGATATDLISLGRINNTAHLRELLGMPAQKPSPEMTSAPGADVASWLQRQPLHWADHEKEQHGH; from the coding sequence GTGATTGACGTCTGGGATAGTCTGATTCGAACCGTCTTGGCGTTGGCCGTGGTGTTGGTCTGTATCGGCATCGTCGCATTTGTGGCCCGTCGGGTGATGGGGCCACGGGCAGGGAATTCCGGTGGCCGGCCGCTGGTTCAGGTGTTAGCGAGTGGGTATCTTGCTCCGCGCAAGACGATCAGTGTGGTGGAAGTCGCCGGCGAGTATCTGATCGTGGGAGCAACGGCAACCGATCTCATTTCCTTAGGACGGATCAACAATACGGCACATCTCCGTGAATTGCTGGGGATGCCGGCTCAGAAGCCTTCCCCTGAGATGACATCGGCCCCAGGAGCGGATGTGGCGTCATGGCTTCAACGACAACCGCTCCATTGGGCTGATCATGAGAAGGAACAGCATGGTCACTGA
- the fliN gene encoding flagellar motor switch protein FliN, translated as MAESDSTTPRDSQTGGGMSPQLASFPPVQDSETGGSSKNIDFILDIPMNVAVYVGSTKMAIRDLLQLAQGSVIELDKLAGEPMEVMVNNKLVARGEVVVVNEKFGIRLTDVVSAAERVQQLR; from the coding sequence ATGGCCGAATCAGATTCCACGACGCCTCGTGATTCCCAGACCGGTGGAGGGATGTCTCCACAGCTTGCATCGTTTCCGCCTGTTCAGGATTCAGAAACCGGAGGCAGCTCAAAGAATATCGACTTTATTTTAGATATTCCGATGAACGTCGCGGTGTATGTGGGATCCACCAAAATGGCGATCCGTGATCTGCTCCAGCTGGCGCAAGGGTCCGTCATCGAGCTCGACAAATTGGCAGGCGAACCAATGGAGGTGATGGTCAACAATAAGCTGGTCGCACGTGGCGAGGTCGTCGTGGTGAACGAAAAGTTCGGTATTCGGTTGACCGATGTGGTCAGTGCGGCCGAGCGAGTTCAGCAGCTCCGGTAA
- the fliM gene encoding flagellar motor switch protein FliM: MEKILSQDEIDALLKGVVSGEVDTTPKEGETTAKGVAQYDLFNQERIIRGRMPTMEMINDRFIRRQSVAWTNMFRDAIDFVVVGTQVIKFGEFLKKIPQPSSLNVFHMSPLRGSALYVMDAFLVYLIIDYFFGGKGQTHVKPEGRDFTPVQLRVIKKLLLQALVDLEKAWQAVAPVKVEYVRSESNPQFAMVVTSSEIVMVVTLQVVLGETARELYIVYPYAMLEPIKEKLYSGLVSDQVDQNGDWSQRFRERLHECPLPIAVRLGTATVTVKDVLNFSPGDVVLLNQRPGDPLDCFIEGYHKFQGSPGVYKGNHACRVTKVLT; this comes from the coding sequence ATGGAAAAGATCCTATCGCAAGACGAAATTGATGCCCTTTTGAAGGGGGTCGTCTCGGGAGAAGTCGACACGACGCCCAAGGAAGGTGAAACGACCGCAAAGGGAGTCGCGCAATACGATCTTTTCAATCAAGAGCGGATCATTCGCGGGCGAATGCCCACGATGGAAATGATCAACGATCGGTTTATTCGCCGGCAATCCGTGGCCTGGACCAATATGTTTCGTGACGCCATTGATTTTGTGGTGGTCGGGACTCAAGTGATCAAGTTCGGCGAATTTCTCAAGAAAATCCCGCAGCCCTCTTCACTGAATGTGTTTCACATGTCACCCTTGCGCGGTAGCGCGCTCTATGTGATGGATGCATTTCTCGTCTACTTGATCATTGATTACTTCTTCGGTGGGAAGGGGCAGACTCATGTGAAACCGGAAGGCCGAGACTTTACTCCTGTGCAGTTACGCGTGATCAAAAAACTCCTGCTGCAGGCGTTGGTCGATCTTGAAAAGGCATGGCAGGCTGTCGCCCCGGTCAAGGTGGAATATGTACGATCGGAAAGTAACCCGCAGTTCGCGATGGTGGTGACGTCTTCCGAAATCGTAATGGTCGTGACGTTGCAGGTCGTGCTCGGTGAAACCGCTCGTGAACTCTACATTGTGTATCCCTATGCCATGCTCGAACCGATCAAAGAAAAATTGTATTCGGGCCTAGTATCCGACCAAGTCGATCAGAATGGAGACTGGAGTCAACGATTCCGAGAACGCCTGCATGAATGTCCTCTACCGATCGCCGTTCGGTTGGGAACTGCCACGGTGACGGTCAAGGATGTTCTCAATTTCTCCCCCGGGGATGTGGTGTTACTCAATCAGCGACCGGGTGATCCACTCGATTGCTTTATCGAAGGCTACCATAAATTTCAGGGGAGTCCCGGAGTCTATAAGGGCAATCACGCATGTCGCGTGACCAAAGTGCTGACCTAG
- a CDS encoding flagellar basal body-associated FliL family protein has product MADAAETDDKTAGAALAPALPIKLLIIVSVVALLFGVGGAVVAVKFFGGSDKSAEHTEEHKTETAAKPDPQGGTSGKPGQTAAPGVMFDLDPFIVNLADVPDVRYLKLTVKLEVDSDAVSADLSARVPQVRDAVLVLLSSKDVNAVRTTQGKFQLRDEITQRINGLLPKPGVRSAYFTDFVVQ; this is encoded by the coding sequence ATGGCAGATGCAGCCGAGACAGACGACAAAACCGCTGGAGCGGCCCTCGCTCCGGCACTCCCGATCAAGTTGCTTATTATTGTGTCGGTGGTTGCTCTCCTGTTCGGTGTGGGAGGAGCGGTTGTCGCCGTCAAGTTCTTCGGCGGATCCGATAAAAGTGCGGAACATACCGAGGAGCATAAGACTGAGACAGCGGCTAAACCCGACCCACAAGGCGGAACAAGTGGAAAGCCGGGACAGACTGCCGCCCCAGGGGTGATGTTCGATTTGGATCCGTTCATCGTGAATCTGGCTGACGTTCCGGACGTCCGCTATTTGAAGCTGACCGTCAAGCTTGAAGTCGACAGTGATGCGGTTTCTGCCGATCTGTCCGCCCGGGTTCCCCAGGTCCGCGACGCAGTCCTGGTGTTACTCAGCAGTAAGGATGTGAATGCGGTCAGAACCACGCAAGGGAAGTTTCAATTGCGAGATGAGATTACGCAACGGATCAATGGCCTGCTCCCTAAGCCGGGTGTGCGATCCGCGTATTTCACGGATTTCGTCGTTCAGTAA
- a CDS encoding flagellar hook protein FlgE, with protein MGILSSLFTGVSGLNANGNALSVVGNNIANLSTVGFKSSRSVFADLISSSLGGAGGAIQTGLGVALNGVQGNFSQGSLSTTSNALDLAVDGNGFFVLRDTAGAAFYSRAGQFHLNSQNQIVDPSGFLLQGFQVNTSGLITASISGVTLPTTTAPPNPTSTVDIGANLNSQSATDTFSLADPAGTSRFSSSITVYDSVGNSHLLTSYFTKTAANTWTYNVLGSTSEIVTGNYHTSNVNTSLGLVRLASGTLTFNTSGALDTESVVTSYDSGTAGGTAGGTVGQSQIDFVGATADQAISFNFGTSVTTDGGNGMNLTTQFGAASGLVQQSQNGFGAGALQTFSVETNGMINGRFSNGQVRPLAQLALARFPDPLGLVRTGKNTFAESGTSGQPLIGAATSAGLGRVLANTLELSNVDLGESFIEMIAAQRGFQANSRVITTSDEVLQELVNLKR; from the coding sequence ATGGGAATTCTGTCGTCGCTTTTTACGGGCGTCAGCGGGCTGAACGCAAACGGCAATGCGCTATCGGTCGTGGGAAATAATATTGCGAATCTGAGCACGGTGGGATTCAAGTCCAGCCGCTCTGTCTTTGCCGACCTGATCAGTTCCTCGCTGGGAGGGGCGGGCGGAGCGATTCAGACCGGTCTGGGTGTCGCGCTCAACGGTGTGCAAGGGAACTTCAGTCAAGGTTCGCTCAGTACCACAAGCAACGCATTGGACTTGGCCGTAGACGGTAACGGATTTTTTGTCCTTCGCGACACAGCCGGGGCGGCGTTTTATTCTCGGGCGGGACAGTTTCATTTGAATTCGCAAAACCAGATCGTTGATCCAAGCGGATTTCTGCTCCAGGGTTTTCAGGTCAACACCAGTGGGCTGATCACTGCCAGCATCAGCGGCGTCACACTTCCGACGACCACGGCTCCACCGAATCCGACCAGCACCGTCGATATCGGCGCCAATCTCAATTCACAATCGGCGACCGATACATTTTCCCTTGCGGATCCGGCCGGGACGTCTCGGTTCTCCTCGTCGATCACGGTCTATGACTCCGTGGGTAACAGTCATCTCCTGACGAGTTATTTTACGAAGACGGCGGCGAACACCTGGACGTATAACGTGCTCGGCAGTACGAGCGAAATCGTGACGGGTAATTACCATACGTCGAATGTGAATACCTCGCTCGGACTGGTGCGGTTAGCCTCGGGAACGTTGACCTTTAACACCTCAGGCGCATTGGACACGGAGAGTGTCGTGACGAGCTACGATAGCGGCACGGCTGGAGGCACGGCCGGAGGTACGGTCGGACAGTCACAGATCGATTTTGTCGGCGCGACTGCCGATCAAGCGATCAGCTTCAACTTCGGTACAAGTGTCACGACCGATGGGGGGAACGGCATGAACCTGACCACTCAGTTCGGTGCCGCCTCAGGGCTCGTTCAGCAATCTCAAAATGGATTCGGGGCCGGAGCGCTCCAGACATTCAGTGTGGAGACCAACGGAATGATCAATGGAAGATTTTCAAATGGGCAGGTCCGGCCGCTGGCCCAGTTAGCGTTGGCGCGGTTCCCTGATCCCCTCGGGCTTGTGCGAACCGGAAAAAATACGTTTGCCGAATCCGGTACCTCCGGACAACCGTTGATCGGGGCAGCCACATCTGCTGGTCTTGGAAGAGTCCTTGCCAATACGCTTGAGTTGTCCAACGTCGATCTGGGGGAAAGTTTTATTGAGATGATTGCAGCCCAGCGAGGCTTCCAGGCAAATTCGAGGGTCATCACGACATCGGATGAAGTGCTTCAAGAGTTGGTGAATCTGAAACGATAG
- a CDS encoding flagellar hook assembly protein FlgD has protein sequence MAEISGIGSTSVTSTPVQTGPKTLGQDDFLKLLVTQLKNQDPLKPTDNTEFVSQLAQFSQLEQSAKQAQLLQQSLDAQTASLQFTLLPMVGRTVTIGHPLVQLGEGPATFGYSLEKNAAKVLVSIQNADGQVMRTLEYRDRLAGPNAAEWDGKNQDGVQMPKGLYRYVISAADGEGKSVKVEGRATLTVSGIRMEEGQAKLLVGDLSVDPSEIVELR, from the coding sequence ATGGCTGAGATATCAGGAATCGGTTCTACATCGGTCACGTCGACGCCGGTACAGACCGGACCAAAAACGCTGGGGCAGGATGATTTTCTCAAGTTACTCGTGACACAGCTCAAGAATCAGGATCCATTGAAGCCGACAGACAATACCGAGTTTGTCTCGCAGCTCGCACAGTTCAGCCAGCTCGAACAAAGTGCAAAACAAGCGCAGCTGCTGCAGCAGAGCCTCGATGCACAAACGGCGTCTTTACAATTCACACTGCTTCCCATGGTTGGCCGTACGGTGACGATCGGTCACCCGTTGGTTCAGCTGGGAGAGGGCCCGGCCACGTTTGGGTACTCACTGGAGAAGAATGCCGCGAAAGTTCTCGTCAGCATTCAGAATGCAGACGGACAAGTCATGCGGACGCTAGAGTATCGTGATCGATTGGCCGGACCCAATGCTGCCGAGTGGGATGGAAAGAACCAGGACGGAGTGCAGATGCCGAAGGGGCTGTACCGGTATGTTATTTCCGCAGCAGACGGTGAAGGAAAGTCGGTGAAAGTTGAGGGGCGTGCCACCCTCACCGTGTCCGGTATCCGCATGGAAGAAGGGCAGGCGAAACTCCTGGTCGGTGATTTGTCGGTTGATCCGTCCGAGATCGTCGAGTTGAGATAA
- a CDS encoding flagellar hook-length control protein FliK, with protein MDFITPDLLSTTSSPTSGGIVRTARSASFSGPAVQKSFSSVLQGVRGEERKGNIQEAESPRGSYKAEDRPDPKQSKDLSSAASHTERAEAVQARASGSEKLRDSQSQTTDSSQDESESALSQSNSGSTADGSMFVSMTSANVSQAGAPMVANVVPETHNGLPVSDCECSSDEGSSSTPMVTDASVRPTENRSLEKGAPPVPADGPEQAQAASPSQKEADPHVKQTAELGGTKGDHDLQRSTTDSVTTHAAIQTSPSGETMSASDHTIARLVQTHDGKLLPESQFDQNLAAFGRGEQGVAHHSADNQGPLLVPAHEDQGDAGPKTQGITPHGQQLVAAQEELFSQSGQEHEGRQQGNPETKLVQGAVVDPPSMNGRTMENYAAVTQSQAVSVPTAPSPTVNVPPAHPVSPVPDLTQPPTPSGLRSVVLEVAQPELGHVNIRVAMMNESVHAHFLTDRVEVGQFLINGQDRLQSTLQANGLDMGQFRVDIDRQSGGRSFQQGFFHEQGQSGQQGSQGGVQEQAHGWSDEMYRPLQGRLNVVA; from the coding sequence ATGGATTTCATTACCCCAGATCTACTCTCCACCACATCGAGCCCTACCTCAGGTGGGATAGTGCGGACTGCTCGTTCTGCTTCTTTCAGTGGTCCTGCCGTTCAGAAGAGTTTTTCTTCTGTTTTGCAAGGGGTTCGTGGCGAAGAGAGGAAGGGGAACATTCAGGAAGCGGAGAGTCCACGAGGATCCTATAAGGCCGAGGATCGACCGGATCCCAAGCAGAGTAAAGACCTTAGCTCTGCGGCGTCCCACACTGAACGGGCTGAGGCCGTACAGGCTCGTGCTTCAGGTAGTGAAAAGTTACGCGATAGTCAAAGTCAGACAACGGATAGCTCTCAGGACGAATCTGAATCGGCATTGTCGCAGAGTAACTCCGGATCAACAGCGGATGGATCAATGTTTGTGTCGATGACGTCCGCGAATGTGTCTCAGGCAGGAGCTCCGATGGTGGCTAATGTGGTACCGGAGACGCACAATGGCTTGCCGGTCTCAGACTGCGAATGTAGTTCCGATGAAGGATCTTCATCAACACCAATGGTGACTGACGCTTCAGTGCGACCAACCGAGAATCGTTCACTTGAGAAAGGAGCACCTCCTGTACCGGCTGATGGGCCGGAACAGGCTCAGGCTGCATCGCCGTCTCAGAAAGAAGCTGACCCCCACGTCAAGCAGACCGCTGAGCTGGGGGGCACCAAGGGTGATCATGACCTGCAGCGGAGCACAACCGATTCTGTAACCACTCACGCTGCGATTCAAACCTCACCATCAGGTGAAACCATGTCGGCTTCCGATCACACTATTGCTCGGCTTGTCCAGACCCATGACGGAAAGCTCTTACCAGAGAGTCAATTTGATCAAAACCTGGCAGCTTTTGGTCGAGGCGAACAGGGTGTCGCGCACCATTCAGCGGACAATCAGGGGCCTCTACTTGTGCCGGCTCACGAGGATCAGGGAGATGCTGGTCCAAAGACTCAGGGGATCACCCCTCATGGACAGCAACTCGTTGCTGCTCAGGAGGAACTGTTCAGTCAGTCAGGGCAGGAGCATGAGGGGCGACAGCAGGGCAATCCTGAGACCAAGCTCGTTCAGGGGGCGGTTGTCGACCCTCCATCCATGAATGGTCGTACAATGGAAAATTATGCGGCTGTCACGCAAAGTCAAGCCGTTTCCGTACCGACGGCACCTTCCCCAACGGTCAATGTGCCGCCGGCACATCCAGTCTCTCCAGTGCCTGATCTGACTCAGCCACCTACTCCTTCTGGCTTGCGCTCAGTGGTGTTGGAGGTGGCTCAGCCAGAGTTAGGGCATGTCAACATTCGTGTCGCCATGATGAACGAGTCCGTTCACGCTCACTTCTTGACGGATCGGGTGGAGGTTGGGCAGTTCCTGATCAACGGACAGGACAGACTTCAAAGCACGCTGCAAGCAAACGGACTCGACATGGGACAGTTTCGAGTCGATATCGACCGTCAGAGTGGTGGGCGCTCGTTCCAACAGGGATTCTTTCATGAACAAGGACAATCCGGACAGCAAGGATCCCAGGGGGGCGTACAGGAGCAGGCTCACGGGTGGTCGGATGAGATGTACCGTCCCCTCCAGGGGCGGCTGAACGTGGTGGCGTAA
- a CDS encoding MotE family protein, whose protein sequence is MKGSRCTLRTRWSWFTPRLRGNRRAPLWTMVGGLVVSTILFWMMVQLGQASSDSKPKASPPQNSVKQEGQASAQEGPLHEPEAKEGATAAVRSATQGPAIEMPREILEMLDQRKRDLDRREEVLRQNEERLMIVRSQVEELLEQNEALEKRMQSARAKEERPAAQSTKNQADKDRGAQEQRTQLAKIFESMPAEDAAARLERMPDRKAIEILRIVKSKTAGAILSQVKADRAAKLTEQLLTQTP, encoded by the coding sequence ATGAAAGGTTCACGATGTACTCTCAGGACTCGCTGGTCGTGGTTCACACCGCGATTGAGGGGGAACCGGCGTGCACCCCTCTGGACGATGGTCGGGGGATTGGTCGTCTCGACGATTCTTTTTTGGATGATGGTGCAGTTGGGGCAAGCCTCTTCAGATTCCAAGCCCAAAGCTTCGCCGCCACAAAATTCCGTCAAGCAAGAAGGGCAAGCATCTGCCCAGGAGGGACCACTTCACGAGCCTGAAGCCAAGGAAGGGGCGACGGCCGCGGTCCGATCGGCGACTCAGGGACCGGCAATTGAGATGCCCCGCGAAATACTCGAGATGCTGGATCAACGAAAGCGCGACCTGGATCGACGGGAAGAGGTCCTTCGCCAGAATGAAGAACGACTCATGATCGTGCGGAGTCAGGTCGAGGAGCTCCTTGAACAGAACGAGGCGTTAGAAAAGCGGATGCAGAGCGCACGAGCCAAAGAGGAACGTCCTGCGGCTCAATCGACCAAGAACCAAGCGGACAAAGATCGTGGAGCACAGGAACAGCGGACTCAGCTGGCCAAAATCTTTGAATCGATGCCGGCGGAGGATGCTGCGGCACGTCTTGAACGGATGCCGGACAGAAAAGCGATTGAAATTCTACGAATCGTCAAGTCCAAGACGGCAGGAGCGATCCTTTCTCAGGTGAAAGCGGATCGAGCTGCTAAACTCACCGAACAGTTGCTGACACAAACGCCGTAG
- a CDS encoding flagellar export protein FliJ: MMELSHIVQALTHSEEQYRTMEVQLQADTETYAQQARQGLTIEDLLQWQATLDAQRSALQQVRAAIDHASDLWQQTQERLLVARQECKLLERVAEQRRSVVRAAHARREQWATDEAASRQVSMRSRVDS, translated from the coding sequence ATGATGGAATTATCGCATATCGTACAAGCGCTGACTCACAGTGAAGAGCAGTATCGCACCATGGAGGTCCAGCTTCAGGCGGATACTGAGACCTATGCTCAACAGGCCAGGCAGGGCCTGACGATCGAAGACCTGTTGCAATGGCAGGCGACGCTGGATGCCCAGCGGTCTGCGCTGCAGCAAGTCCGTGCCGCAATCGATCATGCGTCCGATCTGTGGCAGCAGACTCAGGAACGACTTCTTGTAGCCAGGCAAGAGTGCAAGCTTCTTGAACGAGTCGCTGAGCAGCGCCGGAGCGTGGTGCGTGCGGCACATGCTCGTCGGGAACAGTGGGCGACAGATGAGGCTGCCAGCCGTCAGGTCTCTATGCGAAGTCGGGTCGACTCATGA